In Acidaminococcus fermentans DSM 20731, one genomic interval encodes:
- a CDS encoding M20 family metallopeptidase, protein MLEEMIARANSCVDGYAKELTEMADRIFDHPEIGPHEVFASGLLTDWLEAHGFAVTRGVGGLETAFRAVWKNGEGGPNLGLLCEYDALPGMGHGCGHQMQGPAILGAALAVQQAAGDRPFTLTVYGTPGEENISGKYIMIRNGCTFEELDVALMMHGGPATQTDIKCLANAAWQLTYHGKAAHAALKPEAGRSSLDAMCLAFHGMECLREHVTDDVRLHYNITDAGGTAANVVPSLTRAQVMVRANTVKAVKELMVRLEKIFQGAAMMTETEAEIRLDKVLDNKIPNLRLNDLLMKHARRLQAPNCQPPRQRTGSTDFANVMHRVPGSCIRVAFVPDGTSSHSPEFIAAGKSEAAHRAVVFGAKILADTVLELVENPEELAAIRQEFQERLAAEEK, encoded by the coding sequence ATGCTGGAAGAAATGATTGCCCGTGCCAACAGCTGTGTGGACGGATATGCAAAAGAACTGACGGAAATGGCGGACCGGATTTTTGACCACCCGGAAATCGGACCTCATGAAGTCTTTGCCAGCGGTCTTTTGACGGACTGGCTGGAAGCCCATGGGTTTGCCGTTACCCGGGGTGTGGGAGGACTGGAAACCGCTTTCAGGGCCGTGTGGAAAAACGGGGAAGGAGGACCCAACCTGGGGCTTCTGTGCGAATACGATGCCCTGCCGGGGATGGGCCATGGCTGCGGCCACCAGATGCAGGGACCGGCCATCCTGGGAGCTGCTCTAGCCGTCCAGCAGGCGGCGGGAGACCGTCCCTTCACCCTGACGGTGTACGGGACTCCCGGGGAAGAGAACATCAGCGGCAAATACATCATGATCCGGAACGGCTGCACCTTTGAGGAGCTGGATGTGGCCCTGATGATGCATGGGGGACCGGCCACCCAGACGGACATCAAATGCCTGGCCAATGCAGCCTGGCAGCTGACCTATCACGGAAAAGCGGCCCATGCGGCCCTGAAACCGGAAGCCGGCCGGAGCAGTCTGGATGCCATGTGCCTGGCCTTCCACGGGATGGAATGTCTCCGGGAACATGTGACCGATGATGTGCGGCTCCATTACAACATCACCGATGCCGGGGGCACGGCGGCCAATGTGGTGCCCAGCCTGACCCGGGCCCAGGTGATGGTCCGGGCCAATACGGTGAAAGCGGTGAAGGAACTGATGGTCCGGCTGGAAAAGATCTTCCAGGGGGCAGCCATGATGACGGAAACGGAAGCGGAAATCCGGCTGGACAAGGTGCTGGACAACAAGATCCCCAATCTCCGGCTCAATGATCTGCTGATGAAGCATGCCCGCAGGCTCCAGGCCCCCAACTGTCAGCCTCCCCGGCAGCGCACCGGTTCCACGGATTTTGCCAATGTGATGCACCGGGTGCCCGGCTCCTGCATCCGGGTGGCCTTTGTCCCTGACGGGACCAGTTCCCATTCCCCGGAATTCATCGCCGCCGGCAAAAGTGAGGCGGCTCACCGGGCGGTGGTCTTCGGGGCCAAGATCCTGGCGGATACGGTGCTGGAGCTGGTTGAAAATCCGGAAGAACTGGCTGCCATCCGGCAGGAATTCCAGGAACGTCTGGCTGCGGAAGAAAAGTGA